From Mucilaginibacter gotjawali:
ACTGCCATGATGTGTTGCTGCCACAATAGCATCAGGTAAGGGCTTTATATTAAACAATACCAAAAATGTAAGCCTCTTTAGCCACAGCCGAAGGGGCTTTTTTATAACACAAAACTAAACAACGCTTATGCAAAGCTTCAGAACAGAACTGGAGAATCCGATAGTTGAACAGGATATTATCGACCTTGAAAAAAAGATCAGGGCTTTTCGTGAAGGAAAGATCCATGATGAAAAATTCAGGAGCCTGCGCCTGGCCAGGGGGGTTTACGGACAACGCCAGCCCGGCGTACAAATGGTGCGTATCAAACTGCCATTTGGCAAGGTTACCTTTAAGCAGTTATTAAAAATTGCAGATATTGCCGATGAATACGGAAGCGGCAACCTGCACTTAACCACCCGCCAGGACGTCCAGATCCATTACGTAAGCCTTGACCGTACCCCGCAATTATGGGCGGAATTAGAACAGGATGATATTACCCTGCGCGAAGCCTGCGGTAACACCGTTAGGAATGTAACCTCCTCTCCCACTTCGGGCATCGATCCCAAAGAACCATTTGATGTATCGCCATATGCACAGGCAACATTCGAATACTTTTTGCGGAACCCAATTTGCCAGGAAATGGGCCGTAAGTTCAAAATCTCTTTTTCGTCTGCTGATGATGATACGGCGTTTTCCTATATCCACGATATAGGCGTGATCCCAAAAATCAACGACAAAGGCGAACGTGGTTTTAAAGTAGGTTTGGCCGGTGGCCTTGGCGCCCAGCCGTTTATGGCCAGCATTGTTGAGGAGTTTTTGCCGGAAGATCAGTTGATCCCTTATATCGAGGCCATTATTCGTGTATTCGACCGCCATGGCGAACGAAATAACCGCAACAAGGCCCGTTTAAAATACCTGGTACAAAAAATCGGGCTTGCGGAAGTTTTACAGCTTGCTGAAAATGAAAGAAAAGCACTTAAGGTAAAAACATATTCCATCAACCGGGATACCGTACCACCGCCTGCCCTTCCTGCGGAAATTGCTTATCCTGAAGTAACCATAGATAACCCTTTACGTTATGAGCAATGGCTTATCACCAATGTTTTTGAACAAAAGCAGACGGGTTTTTATGGCGTGTATGTAAAAGTTCCTGTAGGCGATATCCCAACAGCAACAGCCCGCAAACTCGTTGATGCCATAAAACCTTATGTAGCTGATGAAATCAGAATCACTCAAAACCAGGGTTTGTTACTTAAATATGTTAAAAAAGAAGCTTTACCGGCTTTATATAACGGTTTAACCAAATTGGATTTATCGGCCCCGGGCTTTGACAGCCCTGCGGACGTAACCACCTGCCCCGGCACAGATACCTGCAACCTAGGCATCTCCAACAGCATGACCCTTTCGCGTGTGCTGGAAGATTTGATCTATAATGAATATGAAGAGTTTATTTTCAACCGCGAAATCAAAATAAAGATCAGCGGGTGCATGAATTCATGCGGTCAGCACGGGTTGGCGCACATAGGTTTTCATGGAAGTTCGCTAAAATCAGGCACCCGGGTATTACCATCGGTGCAGGTATTATTAGGCGGCGGAACGGTTGGCGATGGCATTGGCCGCGCAGCCGAAAAAGTGATAAAAGTTCCGGCAAAACGTGCTACCCATGTATTAAGGGCCGTGTTGAACGATTATAAAGAGAATTCGATCGCGGATGAAACTTTCCATAACTATTACGACCGCCTTGGCAAAGATTACTTTTATCAGTTATTAAAACCCCTTGCTGATTTAACTACCCTTACCGATGATGAATTTGTTGATTGGGGCCACCAGGAAACATTTGCTACCGCGATTGGTGTTGGCGAATGTGCCGGCGTAGTGATCGACCTGGTTGCTACATTGCTTTATGAATCGGATGAAAAGTTTGGCTGGGCAAACGACGCCTTTGCCGGCCGAAGATGGTCTGATGCCATTTATCACGCTTATAACACCTTCATCAGTTCGGCAAAAGCATTGTTGCTGGATAAAAACATCAACAGCAGTACACAGTCGGGTATTATCCGCGAGTTTGACAATCATTATGTAAGCACCGGCGAAATAAGCTTACCAACCAGCTTTAACGACCTGGTATTGCAGATCAATAAAAACGAACCATCTGAAAGCTTTGCAGCGGCTTATATTAAAGAAGCAGCTGAATTTTTAGAAACAGTGAAAGCTAAAAGAGAGGAATTGGTGCAATCATGACAGTGACCACTGAAAAAAATATTAAAGAACCACGTATAACCCTTTTAGGTGCAGGCCCCGGCGACCCTGACCTGATTACCTTAAAAGGAGTAAAAGCATTAAAAACGGCTGATGTTGTTTTATATGATGCACTGGTAAACGAAGAATTGCTTGAATTTGCACCCGAAAATGCGGTAAAAGTTTACGTAGGCAAACGTTCCGGCGACCATACCCATTCGCAGGAATCAATAAATAAATTAATGGTCGATTATGCGCTTAATTACGGTCATGTTGTTCGCTTAAAGGGTGGCGACCCTTTTGTATTTGGCCGTGGTTTTGAAGAATTGGATTTTGCGGCTTCTTACAGCATCCCGGCCGTTGTGATCCCTGGGATCTCCAGTTCAATTGGTGTTCCGGGCATGCAAAATATTCCGGTTACACATCGTGGTTTAAGCGAAAGCTTTTGGGTGATAACAGGTACTACAGCCAGTGGCAAAATATCCAATGATGTTTACGAGGCTGCACGCACAAAGGCCACTGTAGTGGTTTTGATGGGCATCCATAAATTGGCTGAGATTGTCGAAATATTTAAAAAAGAAGGTAAAAATAAATTGCCGGTAGCCGTTATTCAAAGCGGTACTACCCATAATGAAAAAGTAGCGGTGGGTATTGTGGATACTATTGTTGAGATTGCAGAAGAAAATAAGATCACCTCACCAGCGCTGATTGTTTTTGGCGAAGTGGTTTCATTGCATCCTAAATTTCAACCCATTAAGGAATTTTATGACATCATTGCCGGAGAATAATCAATCAAAAACAGGTAAAACCGGCCAGCCGCAAGGCAACCCGTTATTTCCTGTTTTTTTAAAGCTTAACCAACTGCATACGGTGTTGATTGGTGCAGGTAATATCGGCCTCGAAAAACTGGCCGCCATCCTGCAAAACAGCCCGGAAGCAAAAGTTACGGTGATAGCTTTAACGATTATTCCAGAAGTATATGCATTGGCTACAGAATCTGAAGCTGTAAGTATTGTACAGAAGTCATTTGCAGATACTGACCTTGATGAGGCAGATATAGTGGTAGCAGCCACCAATAACCCGGAATTGAATGATTTTATCAGGGCATCGGCGCGAAGCCGCAGGTTACTGGTAAACATTGCAGACAAACCCGACCTGTGCGATTTTTATTTAGGATCGATTGTACAGAAAGGCGATTTAAAGATTGCCATATCTACCAACGGCAAATCACCTACCATAGCCAAACGGCTGAAAGAGGTATTAAATGAGGCATTGCCTGACGAACTGGATACCACGCTGCAGCAAATGAGCCGGTTGAGAGATACGCTGAGCGGTAATTTTGCAGACAAAGTAAAAGCATTAAATGAGATCACTTCGGTATTGGTAAGTGGCCAGGTAACAAAAAATGATAATAACGGTGATTAATCTATCAAAAGAATGATCACACATTTTTAATAAGATATTAGTTTTTAAAGATGATTGATATAGCAGAAGAACTGAAACAACAAACTGAAGGGTTAGGGCCGGTTGAAACTTTAGCTTACCTTGCAGATGCTTTCCAGGGTAAAATCATATTCTCCACCAGCTTTGGCTGGGAAGACCAGGTGGTTACCCATATGATATTTGACAACAACCTGCCTATCAAGGTTTTCACCCTTGAAACCGGCAGACTTTTCCCTGAGACCTATTATGTTTGGAACCGCACCATGGAAATTTTCGGACAGCCCATCCATGCCTATTACCCGCGGCAGGACCTGCTGGAACAAATGGTAACCAAAAAAGGCCCTAATAGCTTCTATGAATCGGTAGAAAACCGCAAGGAATGCTGCAATATCCGAAAGGTAGAACCATTGAAACGCGCGCTTTCAGGTAACGATATTTGGATTACAGGTATCCGCGCCGAACAATCTCCTGTACGAGGTTCGATGGAAAATATTGAATGGGACGACCAAAACAAATTAGTAAAGTTTCACCCTATTTACCATTGGTCAATTGACGAGGTAAAAGATTATATCAAATTATATAACATCCCTTACAATACACTGCACGACAGGGGCTTCCCAAGCATAGGGTGTGCCCCATGTACCCGCGCCGTACAGCCCGGCGAGGATTTCCGTGCCGGAAGATGGTGGTGGGAAGATCAATCCAAAAAAGAATGCGGCTTGCATGATACGTCGGCCGTTGCGCATGAGGAAGTGTTTAGAGCGTAAATTAGTCCGAAAGTCGGGAAAGTCAGTAAAGTCCGAAAGATGAATAGTTCGTTTATCAAACCATGAAGTGATATTACTTCTTGAAACTGTAAGATGTTATGCGTTCCCTTTTTTTTCAAACAAAAGGAAAGAACAGCTGATTTTGCTCTTTTGGGTGGCATTCTCAGCGAATGAAATCCATTGCTTTTTTCTTCCGGACTTTACTGACTTTCCCGACTTTCGGACTACACAACCAACCTCTGCCTTATCGCTTCATACACAATAATCCCTGTAGCAACAGAAACATTCAGCGATTCAATTTCGCCATACATGGGTATTTTGGCTAAATAATCAGATAATCTGATAATCTCATTCCTAACGCCGTCTTCTTCTGATCCCATGATGATGGCAGTTGGAGCAGTATAATCGGGCGTATAAATATCCTCCTTCGTCTTTTCTGTACAACAAACCAGCTGTAAGCCCGATTCCTGCAAAAATTTTACGGTTTGTACCAAATTATCATGCCGGCAAACCGGGATTTTGTATAAAGCACCTGCGGAAGTTTTAATGGCATCGGGGTTGATCTGTGCCGAACCTTTGGATGGAATAACAATGGCATGTACCCCTGCGCACTCAGCGGTACGGGCTATGGCCCCCATGTTGCGGACGTCTGTAATCGAATCCAACACCAGGATTAGCGGTACCTGGCCGTTTTCAAATATCTGGGGGATAATATTTTCTATCTTCTCGTAAACTATCGGCGAAATAAAAGCAACCGCACCCTGGTGGTTCTTTTGTGTCAGCCGGTTGAGCTTTTCGATGGGTACCTGCTGGGCGGTAATGCCATACTCTTGCGATAACTCTTTCAGCTCGGTAAGCAATCCGCCGCCGGCTCCCCTTTGCAGGTACAAGGCCTCAATTTCTTTCCCCGACCGGATGGCTTCAATAACCGCGCGGATCCCGAATACCATCTGATTATTTTCGCGTTTTTCTCTTTGTTGATTGTATAGCATTAGTAATTAATAGCTTGCAAAAATAGGTATACTATTTTACTTTATAATGGTAATAATTCAAGTAGCTTCAAATAAGAATTTCATTGCAATTTCGAATATAAAAGTTATCAACAAGGCTGTATATTATTGATTTTAAATCAGATGCAGCATGTTAAAAAATTTACTAACATTATGGTGTTAATTAAAAAATCATAATTCACGGAGATTTTGACTGTTTAACGAATCTTGTTAAAAAGATTTAAAAACTTAATTAGTTGGCGTATTTTTAGTATACTTTTGTTGCGAAGATTATTGATAAGGATGATTACTGAAAACGAAAACCAATATAACAAGCCGAACGCTACCGACCGTAAAAGCAGGATCACCAACCCCACACCTTACAGTGGTTTGGGTAAACTTCCTCCCCAGGCAATTGACCTTGAAGAGGCCGTTTTAGGCGCTTTAATGCTTGAGAAAGATGCCCTTTCTTCCGTAATAGATATTTTAAAACCTGATGTATTTTATAAAGATAACCATCAGAAAATTTTCCAGGCTATCCGGACATTATTCGAAAAATCATCCCCGGTAGATATCCTTACTGTTACCTCACAACTGCGCTCACAGGGTGAACTGGAGATGATCGGTGGCGCCTATTATATTACCGAGCTCACCAATCGCGTTGCATCGGCTGCCAACATCGAGTTTCACTCACGGATCATTATTCAGAAATTCATCCAGCGTGAACTGATCAGGATCTCGACAGAGGTGATCCAGAGCGCGTATGAAGACACTACTGACGTACTCGACCTGCTGGATAAGGCGGAAAAAAACCTCTTCGAGATCGCCCAGAATAACCTCCGGCGCGATTCACGCAAAATGGACGACCTGATGCATGAAGCGTTGAAGGAAATTGAAGCGTTGAAAGATAAAAAGGACGGCTTAACAGGTGTAGCCTCCGGCTTTACCGACCTTGACCGGATGACCTCAGGCTGGCAAAAATCCGACCTGGTAATTATTGCGGCCCGCCCTGCAATGGGTAAAACAGCCTTCGTTTTAAGCTGTGCCCGTAATGCCGCGGTTGATTTTAATAAACCCGTGGTCGTGTTCTCGCTCGAAATGTCCTCGGTTCAACTGGTTAACCGTTTAATATCGGGCGAAACCCAGATTGAACAGGAAAAGATCCGTAAGGGTAACCTGGAAGAATGGGAATGGGCGCAGATCCACTCCAAGATCGGCAGGCTGGAACAGGCGCCTTTGATCATTGACGATACTCCCGCGCTGAATATCTTTGAATTCAGGGCCAAATGTCGTCGTTTAAAATCGCAGCATGATATCCAGCTGATCGTAATTGACTACCTGCAGCTGATGCATGGCAAGGGCGCAGATGGTAAAGGCGGCGGTAACCGCGAGCAGGAAATCGGTAGTATCTCAAGGGCGCTCAAATCTGTAGCCAAAGAGTTAAATGTTCCGGTGATTGCCTTGTCGCAGTTAAGCCGCGCGGTTGAAAGCCGCCCCGGTGGTTCCAAGAGGCCAATGCTTTCGGACTTACGTGAGTCTGGCTCCATCGAGCAGGATGCGGATATGGTATTATTCCTTTACCGTCCGGAATATTATGGTTTGGAAGTAGATGAAGATAACATGCCTACAGCAGGTGTGGGTGAGGTAATCATAGCCAAGCACCGTAACGGCGAAACCGGCCGCGTGCGCCTGAAATTTGTGGGTAAATACGTTAAATTTACCGACCTTGATACAGGCATGGATGGTTCGTTTACGGCTACAAATGCGTTCTCGGGCCTTGCCCCTTCGCAGGATTTTGAGAAACCAAACAACTTTATTATACGTCCGTCGCGAATGGATGATTTAGACGATGAACAACCGTTTTAGCACACTGGCCCCCTAAAGGATGGATTTCAAAATGAGAAACTAATATTGAATGACCAATGTTGAATAATGAAGTAAACTTCGGCGTTTGACATTCAAAATTCATTATCGATATTGAAATTAACAACATACATGTTTGGTTATTAATTATCTAATGCGGATAAGGTACTATGAACGTTGATTTAACGCGCTCAGAAATATTCAAATAATAAGTCCAGATAGCAGCCATAATTACCGCCTGGATTATTTGTTCATCATCATAGTTTGAAAGTTGAGCCTTAAAAAAAGCATTTAACAGGTAGTCGCAAAAAATAAATAACACGCTAAACAGCAATAGTCTTTTTATAAAGTAAGGTGCAATATCTCTTTTTTTGACGATCAGCAAAAGGCAGAAACAGCAAAAGCTGGCCAGCCCCACATTGCCGATCATTTCAAAAATCAACAGCAGTCGGTATACCAGGCTTTTTTGGCCGTTTGTATAAAGGTCCCATTTGCTCATGCCGAAATATCCATCTTCAACTAAATGATATGTCATTCTGAATGCGGATGCAAAGATCACCAACAACAATACGATGAGCCAGCCACCTATAGCCGGAGCCGAATAAACCCTGTTTGCAAATATTTCTTCCCTTGTTTCAGTCTTATAGTACTTTGTTGCCAAAAATGCAAACAAAATAATAACAACGATACTGAGTAAAAACATGATCCTGTTTAATTTAAATGGTAGCTTTTTGATATCCGGGATATAATAAAAGCTGTAAGAAAGCTGATCATCTTTGAGGTCTTTTATGTCCTGTTTAAATTCAGGCAACTTATCCAGCGGAACATAGTCATTCAAATAAGTAAACTGGTAATGCAGTGCCAGGTCATCCCCCTTTACTTTTTTATCTGTCGCAAATTTGTAGGTACTGCGATTGAGTTCATATTTTTCGTCTGTGATATTATCCCAGCCGCCCGCCATAAATACATGAATGGTATAATCTAAATTGTACGGGTAGTTTACCAGTACCGGGGTATGTACCTCGCCGTCTACATCAGGTAGTTGATGCCGTACAAAATCAGCATAAAAGTCGGCAGTATATTTCCCGCTAACAGCATCATGCTTAAAAAAGTCGCGGATTTTATAACTTTCGATGGTTGTAAGTTCATTTTTTGCCCTGTTATCTTTAATAATAAGAGAGTCGCCCGCCTCTATTTTGCTGAAAGTTTTCGAGTAATAGTCCAGGTAGTTCTTTTCTGTTTGCGCTATTCCGGTGGTGGCAATATGGTCGCGCGTATCATCGGCCTCATCGCGTGTATAAGTGGTAACCACGCTAAGTTTTACCGGCGTAAATTCGTCGTGGACATCAAAGTTTTCAACACAGTTTATAGATCCTGTTTTTGTTTCGTTGATCTTCGTCAACCCGGTGTTTCCGGCGCTTAAAATCAATCCTTCGCGATAAGGCGGAAAATAAAGGTCGGTTCCCTTACCCCCCTGGTTTGCCATTGTAGCATCGGCCCAAACTTTTTCACCGTTTACTGCAGCAACAACAACAGCATGGTTAAATAATATCGGCGAGGGCATAAAGCTTTCAACTTTATCTTCAAGATCGGTGTTTATTAACGCTAAATGCGCTTCAATTCCATTTGCGTT
This genomic window contains:
- a CDS encoding nitrite reductase; protein product: MQSFRTELENPIVEQDIIDLEKKIRAFREGKIHDEKFRSLRLARGVYGQRQPGVQMVRIKLPFGKVTFKQLLKIADIADEYGSGNLHLTTRQDVQIHYVSLDRTPQLWAELEQDDITLREACGNTVRNVTSSPTSGIDPKEPFDVSPYAQATFEYFLRNPICQEMGRKFKISFSSADDDTAFSYIHDIGVIPKINDKGERGFKVGLAGGLGAQPFMASIVEEFLPEDQLIPYIEAIIRVFDRHGERNNRNKARLKYLVQKIGLAEVLQLAENERKALKVKTYSINRDTVPPPALPAEIAYPEVTIDNPLRYEQWLITNVFEQKQTGFYGVYVKVPVGDIPTATARKLVDAIKPYVADEIRITQNQGLLLKYVKKEALPALYNGLTKLDLSAPGFDSPADVTTCPGTDTCNLGISNSMTLSRVLEDLIYNEYEEFIFNREIKIKISGCMNSCGQHGLAHIGFHGSSLKSGTRVLPSVQVLLGGGTVGDGIGRAAEKVIKVPAKRATHVLRAVLNDYKENSIADETFHNYYDRLGKDYFYQLLKPLADLTTLTDDEFVDWGHQETFATAIGVGECAGVVIDLVATLLYESDEKFGWANDAFAGRRWSDAIYHAYNTFISSAKALLLDKNINSSTQSGIIREFDNHYVSTGEISLPTSFNDLVLQINKNEPSESFAAAYIKEAAEFLETVKAKREELVQS
- the cobA gene encoding uroporphyrinogen-III C-methyltransferase; this encodes MTTEKNIKEPRITLLGAGPGDPDLITLKGVKALKTADVVLYDALVNEELLEFAPENAVKVYVGKRSGDHTHSQESINKLMVDYALNYGHVVRLKGGDPFVFGRGFEELDFAASYSIPAVVIPGISSSIGVPGMQNIPVTHRGLSESFWVITGTTASGKISNDVYEAARTKATVVVLMGIHKLAEIVEIFKKEGKNKLPVAVIQSGTTHNEKVAVGIVDTIVEIAEENKITSPALIVFGEVVSLHPKFQPIKEFYDIIAGE
- a CDS encoding precorrin-2 dehydrogenase/sirohydrochlorin ferrochelatase family protein, which encodes MTSLPENNQSKTGKTGQPQGNPLFPVFLKLNQLHTVLIGAGNIGLEKLAAILQNSPEAKVTVIALTIIPEVYALATESEAVSIVQKSFADTDLDEADIVVAATNNPELNDFIRASARSRRLLVNIADKPDLCDFYLGSIVQKGDLKIAISTNGKSPTIAKRLKEVLNEALPDELDTTLQQMSRLRDTLSGNFADKVKALNEITSVLVSGQVTKNDNNGD
- a CDS encoding phosphoadenylyl-sulfate reductase; its protein translation is MIDIAEELKQQTEGLGPVETLAYLADAFQGKIIFSTSFGWEDQVVTHMIFDNNLPIKVFTLETGRLFPETYYVWNRTMEIFGQPIHAYYPRQDLLEQMVTKKGPNSFYESVENRKECCNIRKVEPLKRALSGNDIWITGIRAEQSPVRGSMENIEWDDQNKLVKFHPIYHWSIDEVKDYIKLYNIPYNTLHDRGFPSIGCAPCTRAVQPGEDFRAGRWWWEDQSKKECGLHDTSAVAHEEVFRA
- the rlmB gene encoding 23S rRNA (guanosine(2251)-2'-O)-methyltransferase RlmB — translated: MLYNQQREKRENNQMVFGIRAVIEAIRSGKEIEALYLQRGAGGGLLTELKELSQEYGITAQQVPIEKLNRLTQKNHQGAVAFISPIVYEKIENIIPQIFENGQVPLILVLDSITDVRNMGAIARTAECAGVHAIVIPSKGSAQINPDAIKTSAGALYKIPVCRHDNLVQTVKFLQESGLQLVCCTEKTKEDIYTPDYTAPTAIIMGSEEDGVRNEIIRLSDYLAKIPMYGEIESLNVSVATGIIVYEAIRQRLVV
- the dnaB gene encoding replicative DNA helicase, with translation MITENENQYNKPNATDRKSRITNPTPYSGLGKLPPQAIDLEEAVLGALMLEKDALSSVIDILKPDVFYKDNHQKIFQAIRTLFEKSSPVDILTVTSQLRSQGELEMIGGAYYITELTNRVASAANIEFHSRIIIQKFIQRELIRISTEVIQSAYEDTTDVLDLLDKAEKNLFEIAQNNLRRDSRKMDDLMHEALKEIEALKDKKDGLTGVASGFTDLDRMTSGWQKSDLVIIAARPAMGKTAFVLSCARNAAVDFNKPVVVFSLEMSSVQLVNRLISGETQIEQEKIRKGNLEEWEWAQIHSKIGRLEQAPLIIDDTPALNIFEFRAKCRRLKSQHDIQLIVIDYLQLMHGKGADGKGGGNREQEIGSISRALKSVAKELNVPVIALSQLSRAVESRPGGSKRPMLSDLRESGSIEQDADMVLFLYRPEYYGLEVDEDNMPTAGVGEVIIAKHRNGETGRVRLKFVGKYVKFTDLDTGMDGSFTATNAFSGLAPSQDFEKPNNFIIRPSRMDDLDDEQPF
- a CDS encoding DUF3857 domain-containing protein translates to MQKNLNLLLFVLFSVVITNFSIDKAYAFTPIVHLSPKPSWILPSKRYNQPPSARDVNNGAYDELIEEQVNVEQKATYNHIITQIVSQSGVQNNSDISVSFNPAYERLDFHEITVWRNNKPQSRLNVGEFKVLPDESEIEKFIYNGTYSAKYILSDIRKGDRLEYSYTITGFNPVFDNKFCRSIYLQGANRIEHQYTTLLFAAGRKLNLKSFNLRSQPKISVSAGIKRFEWEDFKVPGISTNKIQPDWFNQYARVQVSEFGSWKEVVNWGLKTNPLQTTFKGELADTIAKLKRQSGGDQAKYFRAAVTLVQDGIRYMGIETGPYSHKANMPENVFKQRYGDCKDKSLLLASILNANGIEAHLALINTDLEDKVESFMPSPILFNHAVVVAAVNGEKVWADATMANQGGKGTDLYFPPYREGLILSAGNTGLTKINETKTGSINCVENFDVHDEFTPVKLSVVTTYTRDEADDTRDHIATTGIAQTEKNYLDYYSKTFSKIEAGDSLIIKDNRAKNELTTIESYKIRDFFKHDAVSGKYTADFYADFVRHQLPDVDGEVHTPVLVNYPYNLDYTIHVFMAGGWDNITDEKYELNRSTYKFATDKKVKGDDLALHYQFTYLNDYVPLDKLPEFKQDIKDLKDDQLSYSFYYIPDIKKLPFKLNRIMFLLSIVVIILFAFLATKYYKTETREEIFANRVYSAPAIGGWLIVLLLVIFASAFRMTYHLVEDGYFGMSKWDLYTNGQKSLVYRLLLIFEMIGNVGLASFCCFCLLLIVKKRDIAPYFIKRLLLFSVLFIFCDYLLNAFFKAQLSNYDDEQIIQAVIMAAIWTYYLNISERVKSTFIVPYPH